From a single Candidatus Delongbacteria bacterium genomic region:
- a CDS encoding class II fumarate hydratase produces the protein MNEFRLEHDSMGEVRVPADVYWGAQTQRSIEHFPIGRERFRWPRSVIRAFALVKGAAARANAELGQLDKELAKAISGAAAEVESGRWDTQFPLVVFQTGSGTQSNMNANEVLANLANERLGHALGSPGPVHPNDHVNRGQSSNDVFPTVMHVAVLGELQERLLPALTGLKKTFGALATEHALLVKTGRTHLQDATPITLGQEVGAWAAQLSLALDALDSARPGVLQLALGGTAVGTGLNAHPGFAEAVIQDLARITGLPLRQAPNLFAALAGHEPLLQLSAALRTTAAALLKIANDIRWLASGPRCGIGELRLPENEPGSSIMPGKVNPTQCEALSMVCVQVYGNDAALAFAASQGNFQLNVYKPVILHNVLESIGLLADACAAFDTHCARGIEPDRARIADLLERNLMRVTALAPRIGYERAAALAHSASLRGLSLLEVALEDSSLDPDELARWLDPARQALPNRKTDDDDSR, from the coding sequence TGGCCGCGTTCCGTGATCCGGGCCTTCGCCCTGGTCAAGGGTGCCGCCGCGCGCGCCAATGCCGAACTGGGACAACTGGACAAAGAGCTTGCCAAGGCCATCTCCGGGGCGGCCGCGGAAGTGGAATCGGGGCGCTGGGACACACAGTTTCCACTGGTGGTGTTCCAGACCGGATCCGGCACCCAGAGCAACATGAACGCCAACGAAGTGCTGGCCAACCTGGCCAACGAACGCCTGGGTCACGCGCTGGGCAGCCCCGGGCCGGTCCATCCCAATGACCATGTCAATCGCGGCCAGAGTTCCAATGATGTCTTCCCCACCGTGATGCATGTGGCCGTGCTGGGGGAACTGCAGGAGCGTCTGCTTCCGGCTCTCACCGGCCTGAAGAAAACCTTCGGGGCACTGGCGACTGAGCATGCCCTGCTGGTCAAGACCGGGCGCACGCACCTTCAGGACGCCACCCCGATCACACTGGGCCAGGAGGTCGGGGCCTGGGCCGCCCAGCTGAGCCTGGCACTGGACGCCCTTGACAGCGCCCGGCCCGGCGTGCTGCAGCTGGCCCTGGGCGGCACCGCTGTGGGCACCGGGCTGAACGCACATCCCGGCTTTGCCGAGGCCGTGATCCAGGATCTGGCGCGGATCACGGGTCTGCCCTTGCGCCAGGCTCCCAATCTCTTTGCCGCCCTGGCCGGCCACGAGCCCCTGCTGCAGCTGAGCGCCGCTCTGCGCACCACGGCCGCGGCCCTGCTCAAGATCGCCAACGACATCCGCTGGCTGGCCAGCGGACCGCGCTGCGGCATCGGCGAGCTGCGTCTGCCCGAAAACGAACCGGGCTCTTCGATCATGCCCGGCAAGGTCAATCCCACCCAGTGCGAAGCGCTCTCGATGGTCTGCGTGCAGGTCTATGGCAACGACGCCGCCCTGGCCTTCGCCGCCAGCCAGGGGAATTTCCAGCTGAATGTCTACAAGCCCGTGATCCTGCACAATGTGCTGGAAAGCATCGGGCTGCTGGCCGACGCCTGCGCGGCCTTTGACACCCACTGTGCCCGGGGAATCGAACCGGACCGGGCGCGCATCGCCGACCTGCTGGAGCGCAACCTGATGCGAGTCACGGCACTGGCTCCCCGGATCGGCTACGAACGGGCCGCGGCACTGGCGCATTCGGCCAGCCTGCGCGGGCTGAGTCTGCTGGAGGTCGCCCTCGAGGACAGCAGCCTGGATCCGGACGAGCTGGCGCGCTGGCTCGATCCCGCGCGACAGGCCCTGCCCAACCGGAAGACGGACGACGATGACTCCCGCTGA
- a CDS encoding SagB/ThcOx family dehydrogenase yields the protein MTPADSQALNDVLAWHRLSSHAPGRFAPGPGGLDWITQPDPFQHWVGTQRLTLPLRPVRPDDTHPEPSTDARTRLGQLLQDSLGLSAWKEFGQSRWALRMNPSSGNLHPTEATLICPAIPGLSDTPFVAHYAPRDHSLELRARVPLALWEALVGELPRESFLLGLSSIAWREAWKYGERAFRYVHLDLGHALGALAFAAAPLGLSARSCPALSHAQLETLLGLDSTRGPFHEIPDILVVLAQADSLPDGASGLSLTVPEGWNELHWQGEPESLGALPRVWPGLRRMSELCRSSAPMTDPDEAPLPPLSDRWPRPGPSLRALIHGRRSAVAMDGETAMPLEDFQRILQRCLPGAGHLPCASLPQRPRVSLLIFVHRVTGLESGLYLLLRDPAHEERLRAVSDPGLLWAPCGESLAELPLRLLQPGDWRSRAAALSCGQEIAGEGCISLGMLAEFRPGLEQVGPALYPRLYWECGLLGQVLYLEAEAAGLSGTGIGCFFDEAVHTSIGLKDDSFRSLYHFTIGGAVRDTRLRTLPPYADRGTDSGDDA from the coding sequence ATGACTCCCGCTGACTCACAGGCCCTGAATGACGTGCTGGCCTGGCACCGGCTCAGCAGCCACGCGCCCGGGCGATTCGCACCCGGACCGGGTGGCCTGGACTGGATCACCCAGCCCGATCCGTTCCAGCACTGGGTGGGCACCCAGCGCCTCACTCTGCCGCTGCGTCCTGTCCGTCCGGACGACACCCACCCGGAGCCATCGACGGACGCGCGCACACGGCTCGGCCAGTTGTTGCAGGACAGTCTGGGGCTTTCGGCGTGGAAGGAATTCGGCCAGTCCCGCTGGGCCCTGCGGATGAATCCCTCCAGTGGCAACCTGCATCCCACCGAAGCCACCCTGATCTGCCCCGCGATTCCCGGCCTGAGTGACACGCCCTTCGTGGCGCACTACGCTCCCCGCGATCACAGTCTGGAACTGCGGGCCCGTGTGCCTCTGGCGCTGTGGGAGGCTCTGGTCGGGGAACTGCCCCGGGAGTCTTTTCTGCTGGGTCTTTCCAGCATTGCCTGGCGCGAAGCCTGGAAGTACGGCGAACGTGCCTTCCGTTATGTGCACCTGGATCTGGGCCATGCCCTGGGCGCCCTGGCCTTCGCGGCCGCTCCCCTGGGGCTGAGCGCGCGCTCCTGCCCGGCGCTGTCACACGCCCAGCTTGAGACCCTGCTGGGGCTGGACTCGACGCGCGGCCCCTTTCACGAGATCCCGGACATTCTGGTGGTGCTGGCCCAGGCCGACTCGCTGCCCGATGGGGCTTCAGGCCTGTCACTGACGGTTCCCGAGGGTTGGAATGAGCTGCACTGGCAGGGAGAACCCGAGTCCCTGGGAGCCCTTCCCCGTGTCTGGCCCGGACTGCGACGCATGAGTGAGCTCTGCCGCTCGTCCGCGCCGATGACCGACCCGGACGAAGCGCCCTTGCCTCCGCTGTCCGACAGGTGGCCACGCCCGGGCCCGTCGCTGCGTGCCCTGATCCACGGTCGACGCAGTGCCGTGGCCATGGACGGTGAGACGGCGATGCCCCTTGAGGATTTCCAGCGGATTCTGCAGCGTTGCCTGCCGGGCGCCGGACATCTGCCCTGTGCCAGCCTGCCCCAGCGGCCCCGGGTGTCCCTGCTGATCTTCGTGCACCGTGTCACGGGACTGGAGTCGGGTCTGTATCTGCTGCTTCGGGATCCGGCTCACGAAGAACGGTTGCGGGCCGTCAGCGATCCGGGCCTGCTCTGGGCACCTTGCGGCGAATCGCTGGCCGAACTGCCGCTGCGACTTCTGCAACCGGGCGACTGGCGCTCGCGGGCGGCCGCGCTCAGTTGCGGGCAGGAGATCGCGGGCGAGGGCTGCATCAGTCTGGGCATGCTGGCCGAGTTTCGCCCAGGACTGGAACAGGTCGGCCCCGCCCTTTACCCGCGCCTCTACTGGGAATGCGGTCTGCTGGGCCAGGTGCTCTATCTGGAAGCCGAGGCGGCAGGACTGAGCGGCACGGGCATCGGTTGTTTCTTCGACGAGGCCGTGCACACGAGCATCGGGCTGAAGGACGACAGTTTCCGCAGCCTGTATCACTTCACCATTGGCGGCGCGGTTCGCGATACCCGACTGCGCACCCTGCCACCCTATGCCGATCGCGGCACAGACAGCGGAGATGACGCATGA
- a CDS encoding class I SAM-dependent methyltransferase, which translates to MNSWDERYSASEYVYGTEPNGFLVQVADRLRPGDLLSLAEGEGRNAVYLAGLGHRVSAVDSSAVGLAKARELAARKGVRLETTCGDLAEYDPGQDRWDSVVSIFCHLPGAVRADLYRRVCSGLRSGGLLVIEAYTPAQLAHGTGGPRDVSLLVSLETLRTELEGLEFLIARETERTVVEGTLHTGLASVVQVLARKP; encoded by the coding sequence ATGAACAGCTGGGACGAACGCTACTCCGCCAGCGAGTATGTTTACGGAACCGAACCCAATGGCTTTCTGGTGCAGGTGGCGGACCGACTCAGGCCCGGTGACCTGCTCTCGCTGGCCGAAGGCGAAGGGCGCAACGCCGTGTATCTGGCCGGACTGGGTCACCGCGTGAGTGCCGTGGATTCCTCGGCCGTGGGTCTGGCCAAGGCCCGTGAGCTGGCTGCGCGCAAGGGCGTGAGGCTTGAAACCACCTGTGGCGATCTGGCGGAGTACGATCCCGGTCAGGACCGCTGGGACAGCGTGGTGTCGATCTTCTGCCATCTGCCCGGGGCTGTGCGTGCCGACCTGTACCGGCGCGTGTGCTCGGGTCTGCGTTCAGGCGGGTTGCTGGTGATCGAGGCCTACACGCCCGCCCAGCTGGCCCATGGCACGGGCGGCCCGCGCGATGTGTCGCTGCTGGTGTCGCTCGAGACCCTGCGTACGGAGCTGGAGGGTCTGGAATTCCTGATCGCACGGGAAACGGAACGCACGGTCGTGGAAGGCACTCTGCATACGGGACTGGCCTCCGTGGTCCAGGTTCTGGCCCGCAAGCCCTGA
- a CDS encoding GNAT family N-acetyltransferase, with the protein MEIAVFQLPADHAPLLESARLLQRPLRSTHARILYPLLADVRLHEFTGGDPPESEAALTELLRFREQRRSPDGQEIWLNWLIEHKTGGQPLGYSQSTVCQDHAHVAWVIGTEWQGQGFAGEAARALVAWLLEQGVPEVRACVHPAHVASQRVAAFAGLVRTEDMEDGEEVWVIRGSA; encoded by the coding sequence ATGGAGATCGCCGTGTTCCAGCTTCCTGCCGACCATGCCCCGCTGCTCGAGAGCGCGCGACTGCTCCAGCGACCCCTGCGCAGCACGCACGCCCGCATCCTGTATCCCCTGCTGGCCGACGTGCGCCTGCACGAGTTCACGGGTGGCGATCCTCCCGAATCGGAAGCTGCGCTGACTGAGCTGCTGAGGTTTCGCGAACAGCGTCGTTCTCCCGACGGCCAGGAGATCTGGCTGAACTGGCTGATCGAACACAAGACCGGGGGCCAGCCGCTGGGCTACTCCCAGAGCACGGTGTGTCAGGACCATGCCCATGTGGCCTGGGTGATCGGAACGGAATGGCAGGGGCAAGGTTTTGCCGGGGAAGCGGCCCGGGCGCTGGTCGCCTGGCTGCTGGAGCAGGGAGTGCCCGAGGTTCGCGCCTGCGTGCACCCCGCGCACGTCGCCAGCCAGCGGGTGGCCGCCTTTGCGGGGCTGGTGCGCACCGAGGATATGGAGGATGGGGAGGAGGTCTGGGTGATCCGCGGCTCCGCGTGA
- a CDS encoding exopolyphosphatase, translated as MEFQSSPAPQPGEFGHRFAAIDVGSNALRLLFMQVLDEDGEPCFRKVSLFRMPLRLGTEAFISGQLSAATAERLVNSLKAFRLLMEAWQPLRWRACATSALRSLANADELARQIREDAGLDLELITGSEEAHILLANAGQAGLDRAGNYLYTDVGGGSTELTLLVPGRAAQSRSFPVGTVRLLTERTDPGVWQEMAQWLREHRPRGPVITIGSGGNINKLVSLVGLKPDHSLSQLRIQRQLERISGLTVSQRIRQLGLRPDRADVLPHALRIYLFVMQTARSTWMQVPQAGLADGLIRQLYHEWANSRQS; from the coding sequence TTGGAATTCCAGTCTTCGCCCGCTCCCCAACCCGGTGAATTCGGTCATCGCTTCGCCGCCATCGACGTGGGCTCCAATGCCCTGCGCCTGCTCTTCATGCAGGTGCTGGATGAAGACGGCGAGCCCTGTTTCCGCAAGGTCTCGCTGTTCCGGATGCCCCTGCGCCTGGGCACCGAGGCGTTCATCAGTGGGCAGCTCAGTGCCGCCACGGCCGAACGTCTGGTCAACAGCCTGAAAGCCTTTCGCCTGCTGATGGAGGCCTGGCAGCCGCTGCGCTGGCGCGCCTGTGCCACCTCCGCGCTGCGCAGTCTGGCCAACGCCGACGAGCTGGCCCGGCAGATCCGCGAGGATGCGGGGCTGGATCTGGAACTGATCACGGGCAGCGAGGAAGCGCACATCCTGCTGGCCAACGCGGGACAGGCGGGCCTGGACCGGGCGGGAAACTACCTCTATACGGATGTGGGGGGCGGCAGCACCGAGCTGACCTTGCTGGTGCCCGGACGAGCGGCCCAGAGTCGCTCCTTTCCCGTGGGTACCGTGCGCCTGCTGACCGAACGCACCGACCCGGGTGTCTGGCAGGAAATGGCCCAGTGGCTGCGTGAACACCGGCCGCGGGGGCCCGTGATCACCATCGGCAGCGGCGGCAACATCAACAAGCTGGTCTCGCTGGTGGGGCTCAAACCGGATCATTCCCTGTCGCAACTGCGCATCCAGCGCCAGCTGGAGCGCATCAGCGGATTGACGGTTTCCCAGCGCATTCGCCAGCTGGGGCTGCGCCCGGACCGCGCCGACGTGCTGCCCCATGCCCTGAGGATTTACCTTTTCGTGATGCAGACCGCCCGCTCGACCTGGATGCAGGTGCCGCAGGCCGGCCTGGCCGATGGCCTGATTCGCCAACTGTACCACGAATGGGCCAATTCGCGCCAGTCCTGA
- the ppk1 gene encoding polyphosphate kinase 1 → MITYCDDNPRYLPKELSWLLFNQRVLQEASDPSVPLIERIRFLGIYSSNLDEFFRVRVATLRRLCQLGDRARSYIGHDPHRVLEAVTRTVAQLHADYNSTYDDVIQELHRNRIHLLNETQLSPEQEAWVRSFFRANVQTELSPVLFKPGEPLPSLQERSIYLAVRMSDSRKKRKQRYAMIELPPDLQRFVVIPGQDDEDTLIFVDDIVRLMLPEIFALFKQDVYEAWTVKLTRDAELDLEDDISLSYSAKMAEGLKRRKEGLPVRFVYDGSLPRDFLKQLMRKMGVTQEDTLLPGGRYHNRSDLIRFPQVGSRSLRYPAEAPVTHSGLPLDGSLLSAIRKRDRLLHFPYNPFQQFVMLLREAALDPKVQRIRITLYRLAQNSDVIRALITARRNGKRVLVVVELQARFDENANLNWAQQLQDEDIDVVFGVAGLKVHSKLVHIEREERGKTAGYVCIATGNFNEDTAGAFEDMMLLSARPELVHEVSQLFEFFTKPYLQLKFHHLLASPWNTREALGLLIAKEISEARAGRRAEIHLKLNNLGDYALIDQLYEAAEAGVRVRLNVRGMFCARAGKDTVGRQIQAMAVVDRYLEHSRIYSFHNGGSPRYYIGSGDFLPRNFERRVETAVPIMDPGIQAYLQELLEIYWMDSRKARLLDTEQPNSYRDGDHQSGLRAQEEIRNLVMRTHPA, encoded by the coding sequence GTGATCACCTACTGCGACGACAATCCACGTTATCTGCCCAAGGAACTGAGCTGGCTGTTGTTCAACCAGCGCGTGCTCCAGGAGGCCAGCGATCCCAGCGTGCCCCTGATCGAGCGGATCCGCTTCCTGGGCATCTACTCTTCCAACCTGGACGAGTTCTTCCGGGTACGGGTGGCCACCCTGCGCCGGCTCTGCCAACTGGGCGACCGGGCGCGCAGCTACATCGGCCATGATCCGCATCGCGTGCTGGAAGCCGTGACCCGTACCGTGGCACAGTTGCATGCGGACTACAACTCCACCTACGATGATGTGATCCAGGAGCTGCACCGCAACCGGATCCATCTGCTCAACGAAACCCAGCTCAGTCCCGAACAGGAAGCCTGGGTGCGGAGCTTCTTCAGGGCCAATGTGCAGACCGAACTGTCGCCCGTGCTCTTCAAGCCGGGCGAGCCGCTGCCCTCGCTGCAGGAACGCAGCATCTACCTGGCCGTGCGGATGAGCGATTCACGAAAGAAGCGCAAGCAGCGTTATGCGATGATCGAGCTGCCCCCGGATCTTCAGCGATTCGTGGTGATTCCGGGGCAGGACGACGAGGACACCTTGATCTTCGTGGACGACATCGTGCGCCTGATGCTGCCCGAGATCTTCGCCCTGTTCAAGCAGGATGTCTACGAAGCCTGGACGGTCAAGCTGACCCGCGATGCGGAACTGGATCTGGAAGACGATATCTCCCTCAGCTACAGCGCCAAGATGGCCGAGGGCCTGAAGCGCCGCAAGGAAGGGTTGCCCGTGCGCTTCGTCTACGACGGCAGCCTGCCCCGGGACTTTCTCAAGCAACTGATGCGCAAGATGGGTGTGACACAGGAAGATACTCTGCTGCCCGGTGGGCGTTACCACAACCGCAGTGATCTGATCCGCTTTCCGCAGGTGGGAAGCCGTTCGTTGCGCTATCCGGCCGAAGCCCCGGTGACCCATTCGGGTCTGCCGCTGGATGGCAGTCTGCTGAGCGCGATCCGCAAGCGTGATCGGCTGTTGCACTTTCCCTACAACCCCTTCCAGCAGTTCGTGATGCTGCTGCGCGAGGCGGCGCTGGACCCCAAGGTGCAGCGGATAAGGATCACATTGTACCGACTGGCGCAGAATTCCGATGTGATCCGTGCGCTCATCACGGCCAGACGCAACGGCAAACGCGTGCTGGTGGTGGTGGAACTCCAGGCCCGGTTTGACGAGAATGCCAACCTGAACTGGGCCCAGCAACTGCAGGACGAGGACATCGATGTGGTCTTCGGGGTGGCGGGGCTCAAGGTGCACAGCAAGCTGGTGCACATCGAGCGCGAGGAGCGCGGCAAGACCGCCGGGTATGTCTGCATTGCCACGGGAAACTTCAACGAGGACACGGCGGGTGCCTTCGAGGACATGATGCTGCTTAGCGCTCGCCCCGAGCTGGTGCACGAGGTGAGCCAGCTCTTCGAGTTCTTCACCAAGCCCTACCTGCAGCTCAAGTTCCACCATCTGCTGGCCTCCCCCTGGAACACGCGCGAGGCCCTGGGACTGCTGATCGCCAAGGAGATCAGCGAGGCCCGTGCCGGGCGCCGGGCCGAGATCCATCTGAAGCTGAACAACCTGGGCGATTATGCCCTGATCGACCAGCTTTACGAAGCCGCCGAAGCGGGCGTGCGGGTGCGCCTGAACGTGCGCGGCATGTTCTGCGCGCGCGCCGGCAAGGACACGGTGGGGCGCCAGATCCAGGCCATGGCCGTGGTGGACCGTTACCTCGAGCATTCACGCATCTACAGTTTTCACAACGGCGGCAGCCCGCGCTACTACATCGGCAGTGGGGATTTTCTGCCGCGCAACTTCGAGCGCCGGGTGGAAACCGCCGTCCCGATCATGGACCCGGGCATCCAGGCCTACCTGCAGGAATTGCTGGAGATCTACTGGATGGACAGTCGCAAGGCCCGCCTGCTGGATACGGAGCAGCCGAACAGCTATCGTGATGGCGACCATCAGTCCGGCCTGCGTGCCCAGGAGGAAATCCGCAACCTGGTGATGCGCACGCATCCAGCCTGA
- the nuoE gene encoding NADH-quinone oxidoreductase subunit NuoE, with protein sequence MMKTKARIQHLVETYGSGRENLLPILQHIVREDHFLHSQVLEALAHEMQISAADVYGTASFYSFLETEPRGRHIIRVCKTISCYMKGKDALVAAIEDRLKIRMGETTRDGQFSLLAANCMGWCHKGPAMLIDEQVYTELTPEGAVAIIEQFMQERRIRA encoded by the coding sequence ATGATGAAGACCAAGGCACGCATTCAGCACCTGGTGGAGACATACGGGTCCGGGCGGGAAAACCTGCTCCCCATCCTGCAGCACATCGTGCGGGAGGACCATTTCCTTCATAGCCAGGTCCTCGAGGCGCTCGCGCACGAGATGCAGATCTCCGCGGCGGACGTCTACGGGACCGCATCCTTCTACAGTTTCCTCGAAACGGAACCTCGAGGCAGGCACATCATCCGGGTGTGCAAGACCATCTCCTGCTACATGAAAGGCAAGGATGCCCTGGTGGCCGCCATCGAGGATCGCCTGAAGATCCGCATGGGCGAGACCACGCGCGACGGCCAGTTCAGCCTGCTGGCCGCCAACTGCATGGGCTGGTGCCACAAGGGGCCGGCGATGCTGATTGACGAGCAGGTGTACACCGAACTGACCCCAGAAGGCGCGGTGGCCATCATCGAGCAGTTCATGCAGGAGCGGAGGATACGGGCATGA
- a CDS encoding NADH-quinone oxidoreductase subunit E: MTKEEKLSALQNRQIHVNMIFESVDCRAILEHALQLGSGQVITLIEEADLRGRGGAGFPTGRKWAMAARQPGDRKFVICNADEGEPGTFKDRQILEDQPDKVYTGMALCGMAIGAREGILYLRGEYAYLLPSLRSRAALFNALLEDLTIPFTIDFRLGSGAYVCGEETALIESMEGRRGEPRNKPPFPVEQGYLNLPTIVNNVETLVYCTMIVKDGPQRFHDLGTSQSHGAKVFSVSGDADIEGIYELELGMTLQEFVDIFGDGDTKAVQVGGSSGHCVPRKRFEETVIGFEGMPTGGSMMLFNSTRSMYHVLHNYLEFFEEESCGQCTPCRIGCQQLLRGIEAIKHHERGPEYLDELIRLARTMNIAAKCGLGQSVANPFISIVQNFREEILF; the protein is encoded by the coding sequence ATGACCAAGGAAGAGAAACTGTCGGCCCTGCAGAACCGCCAGATCCACGTCAACATGATCTTCGAGAGCGTGGACTGCCGGGCGATTCTGGAACATGCCCTGCAACTGGGCAGCGGTCAGGTGATCACCCTGATCGAGGAAGCCGATCTGCGCGGCCGTGGCGGTGCCGGTTTTCCTACCGGCAGGAAGTGGGCCATGGCGGCACGCCAGCCCGGCGATCGCAAATTCGTGATCTGCAATGCGGACGAAGGCGAACCGGGAACCTTCAAGGATCGCCAGATCCTGGAAGACCAGCCGGACAAGGTGTACACGGGAATGGCCCTCTGCGGCATGGCCATCGGCGCCCGCGAAGGCATCCTCTACCTGAGAGGTGAGTACGCCTACCTGTTGCCCTCGCTGCGCAGCCGGGCCGCGCTGTTCAATGCCCTGCTGGAAGACCTGACGATTCCCTTCACGATCGATTTCCGGCTGGGCAGCGGAGCCTATGTCTGCGGCGAGGAGACCGCGCTGATCGAGTCGATGGAAGGCCGGCGCGGCGAACCGCGCAACAAGCCGCCCTTTCCTGTGGAACAGGGCTACCTGAACCTGCCCACAATCGTCAACAATGTGGAAACCCTTGTCTACTGCACCATGATCGTCAAGGACGGCCCACAGCGCTTCCATGATCTGGGCACCTCCCAGTCACACGGCGCCAAGGTCTTCTCCGTCTCCGGCGACGCCGACATCGAGGGGATCTACGAACTGGAGCTGGGCATGACCCTGCAGGAGTTCGTGGACATCTTCGGCGATGGTGACACCAAGGCCGTGCAGGTGGGCGGATCTTCGGGCCATTGCGTACCGCGCAAGCGCTTCGAGGAAACCGTGATCGGTTTCGAAGGCATGCCCACGGGCGGCTCGATGATGCTCTTCAACAGCACACGCTCGATGTACCACGTGCTGCACAATTACCTGGAGTTCTTCGAGGAGGAATCCTGCGGGCAATGCACGCCCTGCCGGATCGGCTGCCAGCAACTTCTGCGCGGCATCGAAGCCATCAAGCACCACGAACGGGGCCCGGAATACCTGGACGAACTGATCCGTCTGGCCCGCACCATGAACATCGCGGCCAAGTGCGGGCTGGGGCAATCGGTGGCCAACCCCTTCATCTCGATCGTGCAGAACTTCCGCGAGGAAAT